In Symmachiella dynata, the following are encoded in one genomic region:
- the rplW gene encoding 50S ribosomal protein L23 — protein sequence MATAEKKSGLTLEPYQVVYRPLITEKGTHISTRYNAYPFEVNPLCTKTEIKEAVEKLWEVRVVAVRTQNRIGKPRRTKNQVGRTSGWKKAIVQLHDEDRIAFF from the coding sequence ATGGCTACAGCGGAAAAAAAGTCGGGTCTGACATTGGAGCCGTATCAGGTCGTTTATCGTCCGTTAATTACGGAAAAGGGTACGCACATTTCAACGCGGTACAATGCGTATCCGTTTGAAGTGAATCCGTTGTGCACAAAGACTGAAATTAAAGAAGCGGTTGAAAAGTTGTGGGAGGTTCGCGTTGTTGCAGTGCGGACTCAAAACCGCATCGGCAAACCGCGGCGGACCAAGAATCAGGTCGGGCGAACGAGTGGTTGGAAGAAGGCGATCGTGCAGTTGCACGACGAAGATCGGATCGCATTTTTCTAG
- the rplD gene encoding 50S ribosomal protein L4 — protein MISLPIRDKSGQEVGTYEFDPADLAPGVNRQLLHDVVVMYEANRRVGTSATKSRGQVAGSTKKMYRQKGTGRARAGAKRTPVRRGGGVTFGKVTRDFSYRLPKKAVRLATRMALLSKFLDGQAVVLDELSVDAPKTKVVAGVLRSLGLDRQSCLLAIDEYNVDLWKSGRNIADLRVSPAADLNAYDVLRQRQFLVTKAALDKLRGVSAE, from the coding sequence ATGATTTCTCTTCCGATTCGCGACAAGTCGGGGCAAGAGGTGGGGACCTATGAGTTCGACCCCGCTGACTTGGCGCCTGGTGTGAACCGGCAGTTGCTCCACGATGTGGTTGTGATGTACGAAGCGAACCGCCGTGTCGGGACTTCGGCGACAAAGTCGCGTGGGCAAGTGGCTGGTAGCACGAAGAAGATGTATCGCCAGAAGGGGACAGGTCGTGCTCGCGCTGGTGCGAAGCGGACGCCTGTTCGTCGTGGTGGTGGCGTTACGTTTGGCAAGGTGACTCGCGACTTTAGCTATCGGCTGCCCAAAAAGGCGGTTCGGTTGGCAACGCGCATGGCTCTGTTGAGCAAGTTCCTGGACGGTCAAGCTGTTGTTTTGGATGAGCTGTCGGTTGATGCTCCGAAGACAAAAGTTGTGGCCGGTGTTTTGCGGTCGCTCGGCTTGGATCGGCAGAGTTGTCTGTTGGCGATTGATGAATACAACGTTGACTTGTGGAAGTCCGGACGGAATATTGCGGATTTGCGAGTCTCGCCGGCTGCGGACCTGAACGCCTATGACGTGTTGCGTCAGCGGCAGTTTTTGGTGACCAAGGCGGCTTTGGATAAATTACGCGGCGTCTCCGCGGAGTAA
- the rplC gene encoding 50S ribosomal protein L3 produces MSVGLLGRKIGMTQVYNEAGDITPVTVIQAGPCVVLQVRTLERDGYEAVQVGFDDKPRRLARQSERGHVAAIKSKRSKARAAAGVEVPAKADCEPKRFVREFRTDGEGCDCEVGQELTVDLFADVSNVDVIATSKGRGTAGVMKRHNFAGQRASHGVKRVHRHGGSIGQSADPARVIKGTKMAGRYGNARITVRNLELTRVDGENGLLLVAGSVPGPKGGYVMIRETNKLG; encoded by the coding sequence ATGTCAGTTGGACTACTGGGGCGCAAAATCGGCATGACGCAGGTCTACAACGAGGCGGGTGATATTACGCCCGTGACGGTCATTCAGGCCGGGCCTTGTGTGGTGCTGCAGGTTCGTACGTTGGAACGCGATGGCTACGAAGCTGTGCAGGTCGGGTTTGATGACAAGCCGCGGCGGTTGGCTCGGCAGTCGGAACGCGGTCACGTGGCGGCGATTAAGAGTAAGCGGTCAAAAGCTCGTGCGGCTGCAGGTGTTGAAGTGCCGGCAAAGGCGGATTGTGAGCCTAAGCGGTTTGTGCGTGAGTTTCGCACGGACGGAGAGGGTTGCGACTGCGAGGTTGGCCAAGAGTTGACTGTCGATTTGTTTGCGGACGTGTCTAATGTGGATGTGATCGCGACAAGCAAGGGCCGTGGGACGGCGGGTGTCATGAAGCGGCACAACTTCGCTGGTCAGCGAGCTAGTCACGGTGTGAAGCGTGTGCATCGCCATGGTGGATCGATCGGGCAGAGTGCGGATCCGGCACGGGTGATTAAAGGGACAAAAATGGCGGGCCGCTATGGCAATGCTCGCATTACGGTGCGGAATCTTGAGTTGACGCGAGTCGATGGAGAGAATGGGTTGTTGCTGGTGGCGGGTTCCGTTCCCGGCCCTAAGGGTGGGTACGTGATGATTCGGGAAACAAATAAGTTGGGTTAG
- the rpsJ gene encoding 30S ribosomal protein S10, with the protein MAGKKQEKIRIRMEAYDHSVLDQSASEIVNTAKRTGADVHGPIPLPTRIERYTVLRSPHVNKKSREQFEIRTHKRLVDIVQPTGKTIDALNKLSLPAGVDIKIKAAAAGR; encoded by the coding sequence GTGGCCGGCAAGAAGCAAGAAAAAATCCGAATCCGCATGGAGGCGTACGATCACTCGGTGCTTGATCAATCAGCATCGGAAATCGTCAATACAGCAAAGCGGACCGGAGCCGATGTCCACGGACCAATCCCCCTTCCGACGCGGATTGAGCGTTACACGGTGCTGCGGAGTCCGCACGTGAACAAAAAATCTCGCGAGCAGTTTGAGATCCGGACGCACAAGCGTCTGGTGGACATTGTGCAGCCAACGGGGAAGACAATCGACGCGTTGAATAAGTTGTCTCTTCCGGCTGGTGTGGATATCAAGATTAAGGCGGCTGCTGCGGGTCGCTGA
- the fusA gene encoding elongation factor G, which produces MSRLIEHLRNIGIIAHIDAGKTTTTERILYYTGSSHRMGSVDDGTTETDFNPEEQERGITIFSAAVTCTWRDTTINIIDTPGHVDFTAEVERSLRVLDGGVVVFSAREGVEAQSETVWRQADKYRVPRVCFINKMDRIGADFQRTFQQIKSRLNANPVAIQLPMGAGSPPDPQAFSGIIDLIEQKAIYFDVESRGENFRTEEIPAEYQEAAKAARSQLLEAIAELDEQVFESYLETEDIAIEDIHRLLRQGTISGQLQPVMCGSSLDYIGVQPLLDAVALYLPSPLDRPPVQGINMTPKKQGEVEVRKPSPTEPFCGLVFKIQSDQHGDLCFVRVYSGVLKSRSRVLNPRTGKKELVSQLWHIQASSREKVDEVSAGDIVGVVGLKETVVTGDTLCVQQHPMLLESIVFPETVISTAVEPESSADRKKLAQTLAILARQDPTFTALTNEETGQTIISGMGELHLEVIQHSLERDFHLKIRTHKPRVSYRETVRKPVTVTGEFNRQVAGVAQFAQVQLRVEPFQGESSLTFEDELKPNEIPSQLADLARQAVQDEAKGGGVLGYRLADVKLTLLGIKYSDSDDVESVILAAAIDAVRAALTDANVLLLEPIMKLEVVTPDEFLGNITADLHSRRATILNSEQREHLRVVNAEAPLAAMFGYSTQIRSLSTGRASYSMEPLRYGEAPPEILKEMLG; this is translated from the coding sequence ATGTCCAGACTCATTGAACATCTCCGGAATATCGGGATCATTGCCCATATCGATGCGGGCAAAACGACCACCACCGAGCGGATCTTGTATTACACAGGGTCATCGCACCGGATGGGGAGCGTCGATGACGGTACCACGGAAACCGACTTCAACCCCGAGGAGCAGGAGCGGGGGATTACGATTTTCTCTGCTGCTGTCACCTGTACTTGGCGCGACACGACGATCAACATCATCGATACGCCGGGGCACGTCGATTTTACGGCTGAGGTCGAGCGCAGTTTGCGGGTTCTGGATGGCGGTGTGGTGGTCTTCAGTGCGCGCGAAGGGGTTGAGGCGCAGAGTGAGACCGTCTGGCGGCAGGCCGACAAGTACCGTGTGCCGCGGGTTTGTTTCATCAATAAGATGGACCGCATCGGTGCGGATTTTCAACGTACGTTTCAGCAAATCAAAAGCCGCCTGAATGCGAATCCGGTTGCGATTCAGCTCCCGATGGGGGCGGGCTCACCGCCGGACCCGCAGGCGTTTAGCGGGATCATTGATTTGATCGAGCAAAAAGCGATCTATTTCGACGTGGAATCCCGCGGAGAAAATTTTCGGACTGAGGAGATTCCCGCTGAGTACCAGGAAGCGGCCAAGGCTGCGCGGTCGCAGTTGCTGGAGGCAATCGCCGAACTCGATGAGCAGGTCTTCGAGAGTTATCTCGAAACTGAAGACATCGCCATTGAGGACATTCATCGGTTGCTGCGGCAGGGGACAATTTCCGGTCAACTTCAGCCGGTCATGTGTGGGTCGTCACTGGACTACATTGGAGTGCAACCATTGTTGGATGCGGTGGCTTTGTACTTGCCCAGCCCGCTCGATCGTCCCCCCGTGCAGGGGATCAATATGACCCCCAAGAAACAGGGAGAGGTCGAGGTTCGCAAACCGTCTCCGACGGAGCCGTTTTGTGGGTTGGTATTTAAAATTCAGAGCGATCAGCATGGCGATTTGTGTTTCGTGCGGGTCTATTCCGGCGTGCTGAAAAGCCGATCGCGGGTTTTGAATCCGCGGACGGGAAAAAAAGAGCTGGTGAGCCAGTTGTGGCACATACAGGCTTCGAGTCGCGAGAAAGTCGACGAGGTCTCAGCTGGTGATATCGTGGGGGTGGTGGGGCTGAAGGAGACAGTCGTTACGGGGGATACGCTCTGTGTGCAGCAGCACCCAATGCTGCTGGAGAGTATTGTCTTTCCCGAGACAGTCATCTCCACGGCTGTTGAGCCCGAATCGAGTGCGGACCGTAAGAAATTGGCCCAAACGCTGGCGATTCTGGCTCGGCAAGACCCCACCTTCACGGCGCTGACTAATGAGGAGACGGGACAGACCATCATTAGCGGGATGGGCGAGTTGCACTTGGAGGTCATCCAGCACAGCTTGGAGCGGGATTTTCACCTGAAAATCCGCACGCACAAGCCGCGGGTCAGTTATCGCGAGACGGTTCGCAAGCCGGTAACCGTGACTGGTGAGTTCAATCGGCAGGTTGCCGGGGTCGCTCAGTTTGCCCAGGTGCAATTGAGGGTTGAGCCGTTCCAGGGTGAATCGAGCTTAACGTTCGAGGATGAGTTGAAGCCGAATGAAATTCCCTCGCAGTTAGCCGATCTGGCTCGCCAAGCGGTTCAGGATGAGGCCAAGGGAGGGGGCGTGCTGGGATATCGTCTGGCGGATGTGAAACTCACGCTGCTGGGAATAAAGTATAGCGATTCGGATGACGTGGAGTCGGTGATCTTGGCTGCGGCGATCGATGCGGTCCGCGCTGCTTTGACTGACGCGAATGTTTTGCTGCTGGAGCCGATTATGAAGCTCGAAGTGGTCACCCCGGATGAGTTTTTGGGGAATATTACCGCTGATTTGCACTCGCGGCGGGCCACAATCCTGAATAGTGAGCAACGGGAGCATTTGCGGGTGGTCAATGCAGAGGCTCCGCTGGCGGCAATGTTTGGCTATTCCACCCAAATTCGCAGTTTGTCGACTGGCCGAGCGTCATATTCTATGGAGCCGCTACGGTACGGAGAGGCTCCGCCGGAGATTTTGAAGGAGATGCTGGGCTAA
- the rpsG gene encoding 30S ribosomal protein S7 yields MATRFTASRTQLRPDPRCGSILASKFINCLMCDGKKSVAQGLFYGALDIIKERAPEQEPIEVFTAAVENIKPSVEVRSKRVGGATYQVPTPVSPKRQQTLAIRWILEVTRGKRGRPMANRLADELLAAYRREGAAMTKRENVHRMAEANKAFAHFGYSRR; encoded by the coding sequence ATGGCCACTCGATTCACCGCCAGCCGGACCCAGTTGCGTCCCGATCCTCGTTGTGGATCAATTTTGGCATCGAAGTTCATTAACTGCCTGATGTGTGACGGCAAAAAGAGTGTCGCGCAAGGCTTGTTTTACGGAGCGCTCGACATCATTAAAGAGCGGGCTCCTGAACAAGAGCCGATTGAAGTCTTCACTGCAGCTGTGGAGAATATTAAGCCGTCCGTGGAAGTGCGTTCCAAGCGCGTCGGTGGTGCCACCTATCAGGTGCCGACTCCGGTGAGCCCCAAGCGGCAGCAGACACTCGCCATTCGTTGGATTCTGGAAGTGACTCGCGGAAAACGGGGTCGTCCGATGGCGAATCGTTTGGCCGACGAATTGCTGGCCGCCTACCGTCGTGAAGGCGCCGCCATGACCAAACGCGAAAACGTTCACCGTATGGCTGAAGCGAATAAGGCATTTGCCCACTTCGGTTACAGCCGTCGCTAG
- the rpsL gene encoding 30S ribosomal protein S12 — MPTINQLIRKPRKKQVQKSKTPLLETCPQKKGVCLQVKTITPKKPNSALRKVARVRLSNGKEVTAYIPGEGHNLQEHSIVLVRGGRVRDLPGVRYKVIRGVLDTLGVSDRRQARSRYGNKRPK, encoded by the coding sequence ATGCCGACGATCAATCAGCTCATTCGAAAACCCCGCAAAAAGCAGGTCCAAAAGAGCAAGACTCCGCTATTGGAAACTTGCCCTCAGAAGAAGGGCGTCTGCTTGCAGGTCAAAACGATTACACCGAAAAAGCCGAACTCGGCTTTGCGGAAAGTGGCACGTGTGCGACTTTCGAATGGGAAAGAGGTCACCGCCTATATCCCGGGTGAAGGCCACAACCTGCAGGAACACTCGATCGTGTTGGTGCGGGGTGGTCGTGTTCGCGACTTGCCGGGTGTGCGGTACAAAGTCATTCGTGGTGTGCTCGATACCCTGGGTGTTTCTGATCGCCGTCAGGCCCGTAGTCGCTACGGAAATAAGCGGCCTAAATAG
- the rpoC gene encoding DNA-directed RNA polymerase subunit beta', which translates to MSTGEAAYDRINDYGAVKIGLASPHDIRGWSFGEVKKPETINYRTYRPERDGLFCERIFGPEKDWECACGKYRGMKYKGMICDRCGVKVTHSRVRRKRMGHIELAAPVVHIWFFKSMPSRLGSLLNMKTTSLEKVVYFQDYVVIDPGDTPLRERQLLTEEEARHARAKYGDDSFEIEMGAEAVKKLLGKLKLVELSHELRNELRETGSQQKMKDLIKRLKTVESLRDSDNHPEWMVLDVIPVIPPDLRPLVLLDSGNFATSDLNDLYRRIINRNTRLKKLVDLNAPEVIVRNEKRMLQQSVDALFDNSRCKRPVLGSSNRPLKSLTDMIKGKQGRFRENLLGKRVDYSARSVIVVGPELKLHQCGLPKKIALELFQPFVIRRLKDLGHADTIKSAKRMLERKDEDVWDILDAVIRNHPVMLNRAPTLHRMGIQAFEPTLIEGNAIMVHPLVCKGFNADFDGDQMAVHLPLSIEAQVEATTLMMSTNNIFSPANGAPIISPSQDIVMGSYYLTLSKPDRPGEGTIFASVAEVHMAVAQGKVTTHARIKLRLAADTQIKGEGAETFKPGGLIDTTVGRVIFNDDVVAQGMPYYNLTMRSKDLANVVSDCYQILGRRATIELLDRMKARGFQESTRSGLSFATSDLKIPPNKDKVIGEAEKKVLQQQKLFDRGIITNQERYNQVLDTWTHAREQITAAMMEELENDVRGDGSYVNPIFLMANSGARGGVEQIRQLAGMRGLMAKPSGEIIETPIKANFCEGLTVLEYFSSTHGARKGLADTALKTADSGYLTRKLADVAQNMVVTSYDCGTIQGITRGVVYRGEKVEVSLTDAILGRVSRTNIVNPITDELIVREGELITVAIAHKIEQLGLEKIQVRSPMTCEAQLGICRLCYGMDLSTGSLVEEGMAVGIIAAQSIGEPGTQLTMRTFHIGGTASREIEESEIRTKRAGKVRFARIRSVVNNEGQNVVLARSGEIILLDAKERELEKYTIPNGAVIVAQENQEVQSGDLLCTWDPHSVPILAEVGGKVRLEECVEGVSVRSETEASGNIRLTVIEHKSDLHPQIILEDGTGKILDFYYLPERAHIEVGNGQQVTAGMVLAKTPREAGGTQDITGGLPRVTELFEARRPKDPSVVAEINGEIDLVSEKKRGKRVIIVRGEDGTEIEHIIPHGKHLRVHAKDLVNAGDQLVDGPLVPHDILRVSGEEAVQQYLLREVQNVYRSQRVEIDDKHIEIIVAQMLRKVGIESVGDTTLLPGIVIDKFEFRRINQQLMECVRVVDPGDTEFHADDIVPAETLEEVNSQVEAAGATPASSTRPRPATANTMLLGITKAAVQSESFISAASFQETTKVLTEAALASKSDNLVGLKENVILGHLVPAGTGFYTHQQAEVRIKPEALQELKEEKERILQARFNLLNEGDELPAGEARPLQPPQPPQPPQPAEPQSQAQPQSLPQGGSESPILPDEALDVSRGEAGGAAPPESGE; encoded by the coding sequence GTGAGCACCGGCGAAGCAGCATACGATCGCATTAACGACTACGGCGCGGTGAAAATCGGGTTGGCGAGTCCGCACGATATTCGCGGTTGGTCGTTCGGCGAGGTGAAAAAGCCGGAAACCATCAACTACCGGACCTATCGTCCGGAGCGTGACGGCTTATTCTGCGAACGGATTTTTGGTCCGGAGAAGGACTGGGAATGCGCCTGCGGTAAATATCGCGGGATGAAATACAAGGGAATGATCTGCGACCGTTGCGGCGTAAAGGTGACGCATAGTCGCGTCCGCCGCAAGCGGATGGGCCATATTGAATTGGCTGCGCCGGTTGTGCATATCTGGTTCTTCAAGTCGATGCCCAGCCGCTTGGGCTCGTTGTTGAACATGAAGACGACCAGCTTGGAAAAGGTGGTTTATTTCCAAGATTATGTCGTTATCGATCCGGGTGACACCCCGCTGCGCGAACGGCAATTACTGACCGAAGAAGAGGCCCGCCACGCCCGCGCCAAGTACGGGGATGATTCCTTCGAGATCGAAATGGGTGCCGAAGCAGTTAAGAAACTGCTGGGCAAACTCAAACTGGTCGAGCTATCGCACGAATTGCGTAACGAACTGCGCGAAACCGGCAGCCAGCAAAAAATGAAGGATCTGATCAAGCGGCTCAAAACGGTGGAGAGCCTGCGCGACAGTGACAATCATCCCGAGTGGATGGTGCTGGATGTGATTCCGGTGATTCCGCCGGACTTGCGGCCGTTGGTGCTTTTGGATTCCGGCAACTTTGCGACCAGCGACTTGAACGACCTTTATCGTCGGATCATCAATCGCAACACGCGCTTGAAAAAATTGGTCGACCTCAACGCACCGGAAGTCATCGTCCGCAACGAAAAGCGGATGTTGCAGCAATCGGTCGACGCCCTGTTTGACAACAGTCGTTGCAAGCGACCTGTGTTGGGATCGTCGAACCGTCCGCTTAAGTCGCTGACCGACATGATCAAAGGGAAGCAAGGGCGGTTTCGCGAGAACTTGTTGGGGAAACGGGTCGACTACTCTGCACGGAGTGTGATCGTCGTTGGTCCGGAACTCAAATTGCATCAATGCGGTTTGCCCAAGAAAATCGCCTTGGAGTTGTTCCAGCCGTTCGTGATTCGCCGCCTCAAGGATCTCGGGCACGCGGATACTATCAAGAGCGCCAAGCGGATGCTCGAACGTAAGGACGAGGATGTTTGGGATATTTTGGATGCGGTGATTCGCAATCACCCCGTCATGCTCAACCGTGCTCCGACCTTGCACCGGATGGGGATTCAGGCGTTTGAACCGACGCTGATCGAAGGGAACGCCATCATGGTGCACCCGCTGGTCTGCAAAGGGTTCAACGCGGACTTTGACGGCGACCAGATGGCGGTCCACTTGCCGCTGTCGATCGAAGCCCAGGTCGAAGCCACGACGCTGATGATGTCGACAAACAACATTTTCAGCCCGGCCAATGGTGCGCCGATTATTAGTCCGTCACAGGACATCGTGATGGGTAGTTATTACCTGACTCTCTCCAAGCCGGATCGTCCCGGTGAAGGAACGATTTTCGCATCGGTGGCCGAAGTTCATATGGCGGTTGCGCAAGGCAAGGTGACGACGCACGCCCGGATCAAACTTCGACTGGCAGCCGATACGCAGATTAAAGGGGAAGGCGCCGAGACCTTTAAGCCTGGTGGTTTGATTGACACGACCGTCGGTCGCGTGATCTTCAACGACGACGTCGTTGCTCAGGGAATGCCGTATTACAACCTCACCATGCGAAGTAAAGATCTGGCGAACGTTGTTTCCGACTGCTACCAGATTTTAGGGCGGCGGGCAACGATCGAGTTGTTGGATCGCATGAAGGCACGTGGGTTCCAAGAATCCACACGGAGCGGCCTGTCGTTTGCCACCAGCGATCTGAAGATTCCGCCCAACAAAGACAAGGTCATCGGCGAAGCGGAAAAGAAAGTGCTGCAGCAACAGAAGTTGTTTGATCGCGGCATTATCACCAACCAGGAACGGTACAATCAGGTGCTCGACACCTGGACGCATGCCCGTGAACAAATTACGGCTGCGATGATGGAGGAATTGGAGAACGACGTCCGTGGTGACGGATCGTATGTGAATCCGATCTTCCTCATGGCCAACTCCGGTGCCCGTGGTGGTGTGGAACAGATTCGCCAATTGGCAGGTATGCGGGGTCTGATGGCCAAGCCGAGCGGCGAAATCATCGAGACACCGATTAAGGCCAACTTCTGCGAAGGGTTGACCGTGTTGGAATACTTCAGTTCCACGCATGGTGCCCGTAAAGGTTTGGCCGACACGGCACTCAAGACGGCCGATAGTGGTTACTTGACTCGGAAGCTGGCTGACGTGGCCCAGAACATGGTGGTCACGTCCTACGACTGCGGCACGATTCAAGGGATCACGCGTGGTGTTGTCTATCGGGGCGAAAAAGTTGAAGTCAGCCTGACCGACGCGATTTTGGGACGTGTCAGCCGGACAAACATCGTCAATCCGATCACCGACGAACTGATTGTGCGGGAAGGCGAATTGATTACCGTCGCCATCGCCCACAAGATCGAGCAGTTGGGACTAGAGAAAATCCAAGTCCGCAGCCCGATGACCTGCGAGGCACAACTCGGGATTTGCCGATTGTGTTACGGTATGGATCTCTCGACCGGTTCGCTGGTTGAAGAAGGGATGGCTGTGGGGATTATCGCCGCTCAGAGTATCGGCGAACCGGGAACACAGTTGACGATGCGGACGTTCCACATTGGTGGGACCGCCTCTCGCGAAATTGAAGAAAGCGAAATCCGCACGAAACGTGCCGGTAAAGTTCGCTTTGCTCGCATTCGTAGCGTGGTAAACAACGAAGGCCAAAACGTGGTCTTGGCGCGAAGCGGCGAGATTATCCTGTTGGACGCCAAGGAACGGGAACTCGAAAAGTATACGATTCCCAACGGAGCGGTGATCGTTGCTCAAGAGAACCAGGAAGTACAATCGGGCGACCTGTTGTGCACCTGGGATCCTCACTCGGTCCCGATTCTCGCCGAGGTCGGCGGTAAAGTCCGTCTTGAGGAGTGTGTCGAAGGGGTTTCAGTCCGTTCGGAAACAGAGGCTAGCGGAAATATCCGCCTGACCGTCATCGAGCACAAAAGCGATTTGCATCCGCAGATTATTTTGGAAGATGGTACGGGAAAAATCCTCGACTTTTATTACTTGCCTGAACGTGCACACATTGAAGTGGGCAATGGCCAGCAAGTCACCGCTGGGATGGTTTTGGCCAAGACGCCGCGTGAAGCGGGCGGAACGCAGGACATCACCGGTGGTTTGCCGCGTGTGACTGAACTGTTCGAAGCACGGCGTCCCAAAGACCCGTCGGTTGTTGCCGAGATCAATGGTGAGATCGACCTCGTCAGTGAAAAGAAACGTGGTAAGCGGGTGATTATTGTCCGCGGCGAAGACGGCACAGAGATCGAGCACATCATTCCGCACGGGAAGCACTTGCGGGTGCATGCCAAAGATTTGGTCAATGCGGGAGATCAACTTGTCGATGGCCCGTTGGTTCCACACGACATTTTGCGTGTCAGCGGCGAAGAAGCGGTACAGCAGTATTTGCTGCGTGAGGTGCAAAACGTCTATCGTTCGCAGCGGGTGGAAATCGACGATAAGCATATCGAGATCATTGTCGCCCAAATGTTGCGTAAAGTCGGCATCGAAAGCGTGGGCGATACCACCTTGTTGCCCGGTATCGTGATCGACAAATTCGAGTTCCGCCGTATCAACCAACAGTTGATGGAATGTGTTCGTGTGGTCGACCCGGGTGATACCGAATTCCATGCTGACGACATCGTTCCGGCGGAAACATTGGAAGAGGTGAATAGCCAAGTCGAGGCTGCGGGGGCAACTCCTGCGAGTTCCACCCGGCCGCGTCCGGCGACGGCCAACACGATGTTGTTGGGAATTACCAAGGCGGCTGTTCAAAGTGAAAGTTTCATTTCGGCGGCCAGTTTCCAGGAAACCACCAAGGTACTGACCGAGGCGGCGTTGGCCAGCAAGAGCGACAACCTGGTCGGTCTGAAGGAAAACGTGATTCTGGGGCACTTGGTGCCGGCGGGGACAGGTTTTTATACGCATCAGCAAGCTGAAGTTCGAATCAAGCCCGAAGCTCTGCAAGAGTTGAAGGAAGAAAAAGAACGGATCCTGCAGGCGCGGTTTAACCTACTCAACGAAGGGGACGAATTGCCGGCCGGTGAGGCACGGCCGCTTCAGCCACCTCAACCGCCTCAGCCACCCCAGCCGGCTGAACCACAGTCCCAGGCACAACCTCAGTCTCTGCCGCAGGGAGGCAGCGAATCACCGATTCTTCCGGATGAGGCATTGGATGTCTCGCGGGGAGAAGCGGGCGGTGCAGCACCTCCGGAGAGTGGTGAGTGA